One window of Atribacter laminatus genomic DNA carries:
- a CDS encoding PQQ-dependent sugar dehydrogenase translates to MNKSMINRILGIMMILGIFAFSSVTLLAADGFPDRMVPEPPGIIVERWVENLEIPWSLIFLPNNRALVSERPGRIRLIENGILREEPYATLEVTHIGEGGLMGLALHPNYPEEPYIYAMHTFQGATGLVNRIILLRDQGNRAVFERVIFDDIPGGRNHNGGRIAFGPDGMLYATTGETFQGKLAQDLDSWGGKILRLTPDGKIPNDNPFPGSPVYSYGNRNPQGLAWHPETGDLFSSEHGPSGEQGWRGHDEINLIIPGGNYGWPIEIGIHQNPAFIGPIVFWQNSTPPTGMTFFRKDLFVASLRSQALLRIILEIKDGDYQVKEIERWFASGPSAGHFGRLRDVVKGPDGNLYLLTSNRDGRGRPRPGDDTILRLIFP, encoded by the coding sequence ATGAATAAGTCAATGATAAATAGAATTTTAGGTATTATGATGATCCTCGGCATATTTGCTTTCTCTTCCGTCACTCTTTTAGCAGCTGACGGTTTTCCCGATAGAATGGTTCCAGAGCCTCCCGGTATCATAGTCGAACGATGGGTTGAGAACTTGGAAATCCCCTGGTCTCTCATTTTCCTCCCCAACAATCGCGCCTTGGTAAGTGAGCGTCCGGGAAGAATTCGATTGATCGAAAACGGAATTCTTCGAGAAGAACCCTACGCAACTCTTGAGGTTACCCATATTGGAGAAGGGGGGTTAATGGGTCTGGCCCTCCATCCCAATTATCCAGAGGAACCCTATATATATGCAATGCATACCTTTCAGGGAGCAACCGGCTTGGTTAATCGGATAATATTACTTCGTGACCAAGGCAATAGGGCAGTTTTTGAACGAGTAATTTTTGATGATATCCCGGGAGGACGGAATCATAATGGCGGCCGGATAGCTTTTGGACCGGATGGAATGCTTTATGCAACAACTGGAGAAACCTTTCAGGGTAAGCTGGCTCAGGACCTCGATTCCTGGGGTGGTAAAATTCTTCGTCTAACTCCCGATGGAAAGATACCCAATGATAATCCTTTTCCTGGGTCGCCGGTTTACTCCTATGGAAATCGCAACCCGCAGGGCTTAGCTTGGCATCCCGAAACCGGTGATCTCTTTTCCTCCGAACATGGACCATCTGGCGAACAGGGATGGCGGGGTCATGATGAAATCAATCTGATCATCCCGGGAGGAAATTATGGGTGGCCTATAGAAATAGGAATTCACCAAAACCCTGCTTTCATCGGGCCGATTGTCTTCTGGCAAAACTCAACTCCTCCAACCGGAATGACTTTTTTCCGGAAGGATCTTTTTGTTGCTTCTCTCAGAAGCCAAGCCTTGCTCAGGATTATCTTAGAGATCAAAGATGGCGATTACCAAGTCAAGGAAATAGAGCGATGGTTTGCCAGTGGTCCGTCTGCTGGACACTTTGGAAGACTTCGAGATGTGGTTAAAGGCCCGGATGGCAATTTATACCTTTTAACCAGTAATCGCGATGGAAGAGGGCGACCTCGACCAGGTGACGATACTATCTTGCGTTTGATTTTTCCTTAG
- a CDS encoding HD domain-containing phosphohydrolase, producing MKISTALLKKIQPSQNTPTLFTIFISLYAVFLFLGAYYFPTIITTILILPFFMISAYRWKLVGGILSSVWSVILIIFSSVTHHHSLLQDLIVSLSSYMVIGLLLVILYNYLENQNLKLKESENLYRQLFEQANDAILIVDNEGKIVNCNNVASNLIGYSRNQLLSKNLKEFIIPRPEQINQLENMDPQSGEWTLRNTQGREILFEVTITKIQNGLFLGTGRDITIKKQMEEALRSEWKRAQTYLELVQVILVALDNQGRVTLINRKGREILGFEAEEIIGKNWFDYFIPKSLRTSIKSVFQKITSGEIQSFEQYENSIVNKAGEEILIAWQNTFLYDNTGEIIGTLSAGEDITERKRTENQIKEQINTLEVLYKLSQEFTKTLNLKERANEIVQTCVERFGVCLAWLAQVEPGGRVKIIAQYPLEHSYPQQIKIRWDETPEGQGPSGRAIRSGTYQIVEESTTDPSFTPWKVQAMQAGFVTSAAFPLIGRGRTFGTLNLYSKTPGFFHPERLELFQTIAHHAASSLENARLFEETEQRLKHIQALRTIDMAISGSSEPMLAQKVALEQIVQRLEIDAASLLRYDPQQQTLIYAEGIGFRTPAIEKTSLKLGDAFAGQAALERQIISIPNVSDHSTYCQTNLFRDEGFISYYAVPLLAKGRLFGVLEIFNRSLHIGSEEWYDFLRSLAEQVVIAVEKEELLYNLEKTNALLIETYDATIEGWAYALDLKDRETENHSKRVTELTLLIAREMGVEEKDLVHIRRGALLHDIGKMGIHDSILFKPGKLTKEEWEIMRKHPIYAYEMLSPIQYLHPAIDIPYCHHERWDGSGYPQGLKGEAIPLSARIFAVADNFDALTSKRPYRDAWPVKKALDYIRKQSGKMFDPRVVEVFLHSDAIKILHKEKPSTLGY from the coding sequence ATGAAAATATCTACGGCTTTATTAAAAAAAATTCAGCCCTCTCAAAACACTCCAACTCTATTTACCATTTTTATTAGTCTTTATGCTGTCTTTCTTTTTTTAGGAGCGTATTATTTTCCCACCATCATAACGACAATATTAATCCTTCCCTTTTTTATGATTAGTGCTTACCGTTGGAAATTAGTTGGAGGGATATTATCCAGTGTTTGGAGTGTTATACTCATAATTTTCTCCTCAGTTACCCACCACCATTCTCTCCTTCAAGATCTCATCGTGAGTTTATCCTCCTATATGGTAATCGGCTTATTACTAGTCATCTTATACAATTATTTAGAAAACCAGAATCTCAAATTAAAGGAAAGCGAAAATCTTTACCGACAACTTTTTGAGCAAGCTAACGATGCCATCCTGATTGTAGATAATGAAGGAAAAATTGTTAATTGTAACAATGTTGCCAGTAATCTGATTGGATATAGTCGCAACCAGCTTTTGTCCAAAAACTTAAAGGAATTCATTATCCCTCGCCCTGAACAAATAAATCAATTAGAAAACATGGACCCTCAATCGGGGGAATGGACTCTTCGCAATACTCAAGGTCGTGAAATTCTTTTTGAGGTAACTATCACTAAAATTCAAAATGGACTTTTCCTTGGAACCGGAAGGGATATCACTATAAAGAAGCAAATGGAAGAAGCCCTACGGAGTGAGTGGAAACGAGCCCAAACCTATCTGGAATTGGTACAGGTCATCCTTGTTGCTTTAGACAATCAAGGAAGAGTGACGCTCATCAACCGGAAAGGGCGGGAAATTCTTGGTTTCGAAGCCGAGGAAATCATTGGAAAAAATTGGTTCGATTATTTCATTCCAAAAAGCCTAAGAACATCGATAAAATCAGTTTTTCAAAAAATAACCTCAGGAGAAATTCAATCTTTTGAACAGTATGAAAACTCCATTGTAAATAAAGCTGGTGAAGAAATACTCATTGCTTGGCAAAATACTTTTTTATACGATAACACCGGGGAAATCATCGGTACTCTCAGTGCCGGGGAAGATATCACCGAAAGAAAAAGAACTGAGAATCAAATTAAAGAACAAATAAATACCTTGGAGGTTTTATACAAATTATCACAAGAATTTACTAAAACTTTAAATCTAAAAGAAAGAGCTAACGAAATTGTGCAGACTTGTGTTGAAAGGTTTGGTGTTTGTTTAGCTTGGTTAGCTCAGGTTGAACCAGGTGGTCGAGTAAAAATTATTGCCCAATACCCATTAGAACATTCTTACCCTCAGCAAATAAAAATACGCTGGGACGAAACTCCTGAAGGGCAGGGACCTTCCGGTCGGGCAATTCGGAGTGGGACTTATCAAATTGTTGAAGAAAGCACTACCGATCCTTCTTTCACCCCTTGGAAAGTACAAGCTATGCAAGCTGGTTTTGTAACTTCTGCTGCTTTCCCCCTCATCGGTCGTGGTCGGACTTTTGGAACATTGAATCTTTACAGTAAAACACCGGGCTTCTTTCATCCAGAGCGCTTAGAATTATTCCAAACCATAGCCCATCATGCGGCATCATCCTTAGAAAATGCCCGTTTATTTGAAGAAACCGAACAACGCCTTAAGCATATCCAAGCTTTACGTACCATCGATATGGCTATTTCAGGAAGTAGTGAACCAATGTTGGCTCAAAAAGTTGCCTTGGAGCAGATTGTTCAGCGGTTAGAAATTGATGCTGCTTCTTTATTGCGCTATGACCCCCAGCAACAAACTTTAATCTATGCTGAGGGAATTGGTTTTCGCACTCCTGCTATCGAAAAAACCTCTTTGAAATTAGGCGACGCTTTTGCCGGCCAAGCTGCTTTGGAACGTCAAATCATTTCCATTCCAAATGTGAGCGATCATAGCACTTATTGTCAAACCAATCTTTTCCGGGATGAAGGCTTCATTTCATATTATGCTGTACCTCTCTTAGCCAAAGGGCGGTTGTTTGGGGTCCTGGAAATTTTTAATCGCTCTCTCCATATCGGGAGTGAGGAATGGTACGATTTTTTGAGAAGCCTGGCTGAACAGGTGGTTATTGCAGTCGAGAAAGAAGAATTGCTTTACAACTTGGAAAAAACTAATGCTTTGCTGATCGAAACCTATGATGCGACCATTGAAGGTTGGGCTTATGCTTTAGACCTCAAAGATAGGGAAACGGAGAATCATAGTAAACGAGTGACCGAGTTAACTCTTCTCATCGCTCGAGAAATGGGAGTCGAAGAAAAAGACTTAGTACACATTCGGCGTGGAGCGCTCCTTCACGACATCGGTAAAATGGGTATTCATGACTCAATTCTTTTTAAACCAGGAAAGCTTACCAAGGAAGAATGGGAAATAATGAGGAAGCATCCAATTTATGCCTATGAGATGCTTTCACCCATTCAATATCTACACCCAGCTATCGACATTCCTTACTGTCATCATGAAAGATGGGATGGGAGTGGGTATCCCCAAGGCCTAAAAGGCGAAGCTATTCCACTTTCGGCTCGAATTTTTGCCGTTGCCGATAACTTTGATGCCTTGACCAGCAAACGCCCTTATCGTGATGCCTGGCCAGTTAAAAAAGCTCTTGACTATATTCGTAAACAAAGTGGGAAAATGTTTGATCCTCGGGTAGTCGAGGTATTTCTTCATTCAGATGCAATAAAAATTCTGCATAAAGAAAAACCCTCGACTTTAGGATATTAA
- a CDS encoding zinc finger domain-containing protein, with amino-acid sequence MIELPEAMNMAGQLRTTFSGKRITSVIAEQTPHKLAWYFGKPAEYPNLLIHKKCGEARGFGSMVEMDVEENRLLFTEGVNLRLHKEGEPRPARHQLLIEFDDRAALSASVQMYGGLGAFPAGELDNPYYFIAKEKTSPLSPDFNESYFYQIISPSDAQKLSLKALLATKQRIPGLGNGVLQDILFNAKMHPKRKVNNLSEDDKKTLYQAVRSTLMAMTEKGGRDTELDLFGHPGGYQTILCKNTANQPCPICGTIIKKEAYLGGSIYFCEHCQK; translated from the coding sequence ATGATCGAATTACCAGAAGCGATGAATATGGCCGGTCAATTGAGAACAACTTTCTCAGGAAAAAGAATTACGAGTGTAATTGCTGAGCAAACTCCTCATAAATTAGCCTGGTATTTTGGAAAGCCAGCTGAATATCCCAATTTACTTATTCATAAAAAATGTGGAGAGGCCCGCGGTTTTGGAAGCATGGTTGAAATGGATGTTGAGGAGAATCGGCTTTTGTTTACTGAAGGGGTAAATCTAAGATTGCATAAAGAAGGCGAACCCCGTCCAGCTCGCCATCAACTCCTTATTGAATTTGACGATCGTGCCGCTCTGAGCGCTTCAGTCCAGATGTATGGAGGATTAGGGGCATTCCCTGCTGGTGAATTGGATAATCCTTACTATTTCATTGCCAAGGAAAAGACTTCCCCCTTATCACCTGATTTTAATGAGAGTTATTTTTATCAAATCATTTCTCCTTCAGATGCACAGAAACTCAGCCTTAAGGCATTGCTGGCAACCAAACAAAGAATTCCTGGGCTCGGGAATGGTGTGTTGCAGGATATTCTCTTCAATGCGAAAATGCATCCCAAACGAAAAGTTAACAATCTTTCTGAGGATGACAAGAAAACCTTGTATCAGGCGGTTCGATCTACACTTATGGCTATGACAGAAAAAGGCGGACGTGATACTGAGCTGGACCTCTTCGGTCACCCTGGTGGGTATCAGACTATTCTATGCAAAAATACCGCCAACCAGCCCTGCCCTATTTGCGGAACAATTATAAAAAAGGAAGCCTATTTGGGAGGGAGTATTTATTTCTGTGAACATTGCCAGAAATAA